CAACCATACAAGCCGTCAAATTAGTGAAGTGAGCTATAATCAAGCAATTCAAAGCTGGCTTGGCTTTGCACCATATACTTTCCGTAAAACACAGATTACGGCCATGTATCAGAAGGGTGCTGATATTCCAACAATCGCCAAGCAGTCTGGTCATAAGTCACATCAGACGATTATGGAGCATTATATTAATTTACGGTCGGATGATGTGGATGATTATTTGTGATGCAGATAGGAAATGATTACTTAAATATACGATTTATATAAACCTATTTATAGACGAGTTAATAGACAAAAACAACTTCTTAGCCCTGTTCAAACATTGATTAGAGCAGGGCTAAGAAGTTGTCTACAAAATGGTAGCTAAATAGATTTTCATTTAAAGGGATTTTATTAGGGTTTGATAGAGATGTTCATAAACCTATTTTTAGCTAAACAACTCTAAAATCTCCGTATAATCTACTTCAGGATCGGGCTCTAAAATCCCTCGTTCAATCGCATCAAGCATTCGTTGTTCTTTTTCTTTCAAGCGATTATAAATACGCTCATCAATCGTATTGTGTGCTCCTTCTTGACCTTCAAGCATGAAGTAATAGTACTGAGTATAGTCGGTATCTTTCAATCCTAGGCGGTGAATACGGTCCCGAGATTGCAACATATGTGTTAGATTGAACGAATACTCTAAATAAATCGCATCATGGCAAGTACGGTGTAAAGAAACAGACTCGGCAAGCGTATGTGGATTCGTAATTAAAACATTAATTTCAGTCCGTTTGAATGCCTCTATAATTTTTTCGCGTTCTTGCTGTGGTGTATTACCGTAGATTACAGCTGCTTTGATGCCTTTTGCTGTTAAATCAGCGTATACTTTATCAATTGTATTAACAAACATACACCATATTAAGCTTTGTTTGCCCTCGGTGTGTAAATCTGTAGCTAAATCAATAGCAGCTTGATATTTAGAGGTAGTCTTTACATGTTTAATTGTTTGAATTTCGTCCTCTGTAAATACAATTGCGTCCTCATCAAAGTTGTTATACCAATTTAACTGACTTTCCTCGCCGTACATTTCAATACGATTAATCGCCTTTAAGAGCAACTCAGGATTTGCAGATGCTTGAATGAGACGAATATATAGATGGAATGGGTTTCCTGCATATTTCTTGTAGAGTAAATCAATAATCTCCTGTTCTAAATGGTTTGCTGGTACCTTGATAATATCATCTAGATTTGCAGGAGGCACTTGAAGTTCTATTTTTGTTGTACGCCAGAAGAATGGATAGAGTTTATCATTGATTTTCTCCATTTTTATTACGTCAGGATTTTTTAAATCATTGATTTTAAAGTTAAAGAATTTTTTATATTCATCGGTATATAGAATATTTAAGAAGTTAAAGATATCTTCATAAGTATTCGGAATAGGTGTTCCCGTTAAAACATACTTATAAAGCGGTTTTTCAGCAATTTTCTTTGCTACTTGTGCACGTTTACTTCGGACCCCTTTGATTTTATGCACTTCATCAAATACAAGCATTGTACGTTCATCGATAATCTCCATTAAGATATTTTCGTATTTTTGAAGAGACTCATAGTTAATTAATATTAGGTTCTTATTCAGACTATTAATTTCTAGCTGGATAATGGGAGCATCTTCATCATGGATATCGAGTAATCGTAGCTCTTTTTTATTACCAAAGTTCTCCGCAAACTCTAGTTTCCATGATAAGAATGAGTTTTTTGGTCCAATCATTACAATACGGTCGATAGCATTGATTGCAGGCGAGTTTAGATATGAGAAAACTCCATAAATCATTGAAGTTTTCCCAGCACCCGGAACAGAAAAGTTCGCAGCCCTTTTCATTTGGTGCATGTAGAATGCACTCCACATTTGCATTTCACGTAAAGGCCGGTGCAGTTCACTACTTACAATTTTTTGGAACTCATCAAAGCGTTCAAAAATTTGTTCGTCCTGCGATTTCAGTAAGAGGGCATACTTTGAGCGTTCTTCAATCCAATAAGCTTGCTGTTCAAGGAAATTCGTCAATTCGCTACCGACAATGAAATTGAATTTTTTACGATTAGCAAAACGTTCTAGTATTTTAATGACTTCCTTCATCTCGATATAGTTTAAGTCGGATTTAAAGGTAGGGTAATCACCATCTAAATATGGTGCTAGTTTTTGTAATGCATAATCTTTTGGTTTAATTGTATAAGAGGTTAGCGTGTCTTCTAAAATTAACTGACTATCATTAATAGATAAGATTAATGCATCTTCGATTAACATTTCTGGATTCAAAATAAGTCTCCCTTTATCGAATGACATGATTTTTTGTTTGATAATTTCATTAATATTCTTAACATGAACATTCATCATTTGAGCTTTGTTTGCCCAAAGAGTATTGAATTCTTGGCGAGCATGTACTATTTTTTGTAAATCAAATGGAGATGCGAGCCAGGATGTTGTGATGTCAAATGATTCAAAGTTATTTTCAATTGCTGCGTATGTTTCATTGTTAGAGCCAGTGAAGTAAATCACATTTCCATCTGCATCTTCACATATTCCAAATTTTGAATGGAATATACCAGATGTTTTGAAGCCAATCTTAATATCTACCTTATCTAAGGCAATTAAATGAGCTAGATTATAAAAATTAATCTGTTCATCAATAGTTAATTGGTCATCTAACTTCGCTAATAGGCTATCAGTAAGCTGTTCTCGGAGATCGTAGCCTTCTTTAATAATGGCAAAGTCTTCTTCACTGATATCTTGAGAGATAATAAGCCGCATTTTCCCATCATTTTTGATGAGGCCGTTCAAGCCCTTTGCATAAGCTGCAAGGGCTTTAGAACTGAAGTAACCACTTACTCGATCATAAGAGGTCGCTATTTGAAGGACCGGATTGTAAAACTCATTCACAATGTCTGAGGTTGTCGTATAATAAGATGGCTTAAGAGGGATTTCCTTATATACCAAGCTTCTCACCGAATAATTTCATTGTTGCATTAATGTTATCCATTAATGATTTGAATTCTTGTTTAGAAGTGGCATCTAAACGAGAAATTTGATCTGTATCAATAGACTCTAAAGTCGTAATTGAACGTTTTAAAGAATCAACTGGTTTGCCTTGGATATTTGTAATACGTGTTGTTGTGATTTTATCTTCAATAATTGATTCAGATTTCTTTTTAGATTCTAAATCGGCATTAACTTTACGAATAACTTCTTTTGTAACGTTCTCTTCCTCTTGAAAAGTTTCGTATACGTCTTCTACGATATCTTCATACTCTTCTAAAAACTCCTCGCGATTATCAGCACTTAAAATGTCTTTCCCTATATCGCGGATATAACGAGTAGTGTCACCTCGGTATGGAATTGCTAATGCAGTAAATAAGGCATTTTTTACGCGTAAGAATTCTACTTCATCAGATGAATCTTCTTTATTTAGAATTCCCATAACCTCTTGTAATGGACCATCTAAATTTAAGTCTCGAGCTACATAATATTTATCTTTCGCATTGATAAATTCAAGGAACTCAGCCATTAGAATCGCCTTTTTCACCATCTTTTCTACTTCAGATTTTCTCTTATTAGTATTGCGAGCATAATCTTCCACAGTAAATAATTTATCTTTAACAATAACAGTATAAACTTCCACTAAATTATCAATGGGATCATAATCTACAGGACGTTCTTCCGCATGTTGTAAATTTAACTCCAAACGTTTAATATCTTTATCTGTTAGACCTTCAGCTTGATCTAAAATTACTGCTTCAAAGTATAGGTTGGCACCATCTTCTGCGTTGATAAGGCGGATACAAGTAAACCTTCTGTTGCCATCAATTACCCGCCCGTCATTTAAAACAACACCCGGTAAACGTTGGCCAAAAAGTTTTATGTTTGCTTTAGTTGATTGTAGAGCAACACTATTTGATTCGACGATGTATTGTTGCAAGATGTTATTATATGCCACCTTGTCAGTAAGATTTAATACATTTCCTTCTGCTTCGTAACGATTAATTGAACTAATAATACGTCCGTTTTTAATGTTATAGTGCAGATACTCAGGAGGGATACGATAAACCTTATAATTTTTAGTTACTCCCTGAATTGTTAACTTTCTAGTTCCATCCGTTTCTTTGATAATATTTTTTGCGATTAAATCATTTAAAAAGACTTGAGTATTTGTAGTCATATATATCTCCTTGTTGAATGTATTTGTGTTAATTTATTTGTAAATTTCCTCGAAGAACGTATCTTTATCACAGTAGAATTTTGATAGTTCAGGAGAATAATAAACCTCGGTGTTTTGTAACAGCGTAATAGCCTTTTGCAACTCAATTCGAACCTTATATTTTTCATATATATGTTCAATTAAGTCGTATGCATCAATTGTCTCATGTTCCTGAACAAGCGATTCTAAAAAGTCAACCAGTGATACATCCCTTTTTTGAAGGATAAAGATGTAACCAGCTGATAAAGTAATGCCTTTAATCTCTGAATCTGCCCATAAAATACGATTGTAGAATATGTTTTCAAACCCTAAGTCTAATAATTGATGAGAAAATCCATTTTTTTGAAGGAGTGCTAGAGAAAAATATTGTTCTTTTTCAATAAATGCTTTCACCTTAGATTGAAAATCAATAATTGTAGATTTTGAAATACCAACCTGTTCTAATTTACCTAAAGTAATATACATATCGCTATCTAATTTAAAAATATCCAGGTTTTTTTCTAAATCATAAATAGTTTTCCAAAAACTTTGTGTTCGTTGAACAGGTAATCTTTCGTTGGAAAAATAATCTTGCTGAAGAATTATATCGGTAAAATATCTTTCGACAGCTTTATATTCATTAATCAATATAAATTGCCCTCGAATACTGAAACCCAGCTTATTTAGTAGCATGTTATTTATAAATCGAGTAGAGAAGTCTTCTACTTTTTGAGAACCTAATTCAACAATTTCATCAATCGTGTGAATATCAGATGTTAAAATGGATTTTAGATAATTTATTTCTTCGTCTGTTACCTCTTGATACTCTACTTGGATAATTTCTTCGCTAATGTACTCAGAAAGTTCCATTTGTAGATAGCTTTTTAATGAGTTCTTTTGTAAGTAATATACATTATGAACATAGTTTATAAAATCATCGATATGGATTGGCGCTCGCTCGAAAAATAGATGGATAATAAAATTTTTCTTCTCAATATTACCAATAGAAAATTCAGGCATGCGATTGTAAGTGACGTTCTTTATAGGGATAAAAGCCCTGTATAGATTGTGTAATTCATGTTCATTATGAATATCTATTGATTTCATGAAATCTAGATTTTCATAATGGATTTTTTTCATATTATAGATACCAGGTGGAAGATTTAAGAGTTCTTTTAAATAAGTAATCTCATCTTCATTTAATTGAGTGAAATCAAAATACCGATATTTTTTACTACGATCATGCAAGGCATAGGAACTTCTTTCTTGTAATCCACGAAGCTCAGCTGCATCTTTAGCTAATTCAATGTCATAGTTGTGTGTAATAATATGTTCATTATATTTTTGGAAAAGGGAATTATCATTTGATGAATTTCTACCGTGATAGTAAAGCACATCTTCAAATACTGCCAATTTATTCAATGCCGTTAACTGATTCTTATGATTAATAAATCCATTATAGTATCGAAGAATAATCTTTCGTTGCTGTTCTGTAAATGGGTAATCACCTATATTATTCAGTAAATGCTTAACACCTTTTTCAAACCTAATATTCAGGAAATTATAAATACTCTCAGGCTCATTAAATAGATCACAAAACAAATTTTTGGAACAGCTGAAATATTCAAAAAACTTTTTGTATAATGCTTCTTCCTCAGTAAAAGGTATTAATTTAAGAATTGTTTTTTCACGGTTCGAAATAGTCTGACGAGAAACCTTTTGTTGATCAGCTACCTCTTGCATAGTTTTACCATTTATTCGGCTAAGAAAAACATCTATATGTTTCACATTGGAATTTGTATTAATATGCACTTGTAATTCTTTATACTTTTTTCTGTACCATACACCTTCTTTATAAAGTAAGTCTTTTTTTATAAAAAAAACAAGGTCTTCCGAATTAAGTGTAGGATTTTTATCTAAAAATTGATTGGCTGTGAAAAACTCATCAGGCCCAAGGGAGTCTAAAAAACTTTTCAATAAAAATTCTCTATCAAGGTTAGAATGGTTTTTAAAAAGCAAATTTTCAAATTCACTATATGCATCCATAATACGTTGATATGTGGATTCACGACAATTACCGGAAGTAAGTGCAACGAATTTCGGTAATTTTAAATCTTGTAAATCTCCATACACGATATTATAAGATTGTAATAATTTAATGATGTTTTCAGATAAACCGGTAGCAGCTAAATGTTTTATGCTGGGTTGCGTTAATTGTTCGTCAGGCAAGGCACGCAAAATACCTTGGACCTTAGTAATCATACCCTTTTTTGAACCCACTTTTTCAATTAATTGTTGGCTTTCCTCTAAGAAATCATTAACGCTTAATTGATATGTATCAATGATTTTTTTGACAGTGGCTAGGCTTATATGACCTATTAAATGATATAGGCTATATTTATTTGATTTAGATATCTGTTTTATTTCTTTCGCCTCAGTTCCATTATAGTCTTATATCCCTAACTAAGTCTGAGGTAATTTATAAGTAATTACAATAGGAATGGTAGAAATCAAGCGAATATACAACATGATGAATAAAAAACCCTACTCAACCTAGCGGATCGAATAGGGGAGGGTTTATTGAATGAAATTAAGATACTCATTTTTAGCGACAAAAAGCTTACATAGTGAATCTGAGTAATATTGATCAATGGAGGTTGATTTAAGTAAATTATCGAGAGCATCAAAATTAAATTTCACACCAAAAGTGTCTTGTGTTTGTTCTATAATCTTATCCACTGATAAAACGGATTGATTTGTAGTTGTAAATAATTTTGCCAAAAAATGTGATAGATCCGGTTTTAACGGGTTCTTAATAAAAAATAATTGACCACAAATGTTTAGGTATTTTAAACGACCTGGTCTTTTTAAAAGAGATTCATAAAATAGGATTTCGAACCCAAATTCTTCAATTGGATGACGGAAACCACTATCTTTTAAAGAGGTTAAAGTGAAATATTGATCCTTTGGCACAAATGTTTCAACAGACTCTCTATAAGAAATTAAAGTGGATGCATCAATATTGGCGGATTCAAGTGCTGTTTTAGTTAGGTATAGATTGTCTTCAATTTTAAAAATAGAGTAGCTATTTTCCATGTTTTCAAGCTTACGCTGTGAAAAAAGACTTTGCCAAACGTCGTCATTAGGTAGTTTGAAATATCGTTCTTTTAAAATTTGGCTATTAAAATATTCATCTAAACTAGAAAAATTATGATGTAATACGAACGGTGGTATTAATCTATAGCCAATATCCTCAATCTGCTGTTCATTAACATCGAATTTAGTAAAGGAACCATAAATAGTTTGAATATTTTTAATAAATTGATCGATTGTGTAGATTTCCTTAGATAGGATTGGTTTTAGTTGCTGATAATCGTATTTAAATATTTGCTGATTTGATTCTGATTGAGCGTTATTAATTTTAAGAGCAGGTAGATCATCTAAAATTTGACTAACATAAGAAGCATTAAACCAATAAGCCTGTTTAGAAATAAGTTGTCCATCAGGTAATTCCGTTGTATCCATAGCGTTGCTAGCCTTAGGACGAATATGCATTATTTTGGAATCCTTAGTAGAAGGTAGATTGTTTAGGGTAATTGTTTTATCCCCTCGTTTAGCCAATGTTAAAGTAACACCTAATTCTAATTTATCCTTTAATAATGACCAGAAATTTTTTAATTCGTTATTTATTGTTTCTTCGGGCATCTTCCATACTTTAAAACCTTTAAAATATAATTCTGTCCCGACAAATTGGAATACAATAAATAAAAATGTTGTATTCGTAAATTTTTCTCTTAAAAAGCTATTTTCCCAATCTTCACTTACCACACTGTGAAAGTTAACGTGTTCAAATGACATGGCTTCTTTGGATATGCCGTTTTCTTTTAAGGAGACAGTTTTAATGATTAAATTAAAATCTTTCTTTAACTGAGTTGAATTTAGATTAGCATAAGAAAACATAGAATTAGATAACGAACTAATGGAAGTCTTTTTACTTACTAAATTTGTATTTAGTCCGGTTATTTGTCCAATCTCGGATATAGTCTTATTTAGAAATGTATTTAATGGACTAATAATAATTGGGATACTTTTTTGCATTACATCTGCTCCTTTAATTTCAAATAGAGATTTTTTTAATTATATACTAGTATCTAATTAAAAAGTAAAATAGCGCACGTCGATGAACAGGTGTACTTTGTAACTGATCTTCATCCAATATTTGAGGTGGTGGCTATTGCGGAAATAGATAGTCCTTTTTCATTTCGTAATGTTTTGATACAATTAATTTCAGACATTGCAAACATCCTTTATTACCTTCACTCGTTAGATTCGACCTAAACTGTGAGGTATTTCGGGTGACTGGCAAGTCTTTTTTTATACACCAAAAAGTGGATAAATGATGGAACTAGAAAGTTAATAGTTCAGGAAGTAAATAAGGTAAATAAAATCCACTGATTAAAGGAGCGGTATACTATATGATATTCAGAAAAATTCCAGCTACTGAAGAAAAATTTATACAGGCACGAACTAAATATGGAGTGATTTATGAAGAATATAGAGAATTTGCAGAACTACTAACAGAACAAGCTGGAAATGCTAAAAAGAAAAGTGGTAAGTCAAGTTCATATGCTAGATATTTATTGAGACTTGTAATTTTATACGAAGAAAACTATCAAGATTCTATTGGAGAGCTTGATAATTTTAAAGATTTTAAAAAAATAGAGAGATTAAGTTCCTTGAGTGATTTTAAAGAATATAACGAAAGGGAAAATCGTTTTCCAAGTGCTACCATTGCATGCTTTAGAGCATATGTAACATCTAAACAAATGATGCGGGAAGAATCTATTGATACAGAACTAAATAGTACTTTAAATTCCGCTTTTCCAATTAAAGGTGATATTAAGACTATTGAAAATG
The DNA window shown above is from Solibacillus isronensis and carries:
- a CDS encoding SNF2-related protein, coding for MRSLVYKEIPLKPSYYTTTSDIVNEFYNPVLQIATSYDRVSGYFSSKALAAYAKGLNGLIKNDGKMRLIISQDISEEDFAIIKEGYDLREQLTDSLLAKLDDQLTIDEQINFYNLAHLIALDKVDIKIGFKTSGIFHSKFGICEDADGNVIYFTGSNNETYAAIENNFESFDITTSWLASPFDLQKIVHARQEFNTLWANKAQMMNVHVKNINEIIKQKIMSFDKGRLILNPEMLIEDALILSINDSQLILEDTLTSYTIKPKDYALQKLAPYLDGDYPTFKSDLNYIEMKEVIKILERFANRKKFNFIVGSELTNFLEQQAYWIEERSKYALLLKSQDEQIFERFDEFQKIVSSELHRPLREMQMWSAFYMHQMKRAANFSVPGAGKTSMIYGVFSYLNSPAINAIDRIVMIGPKNSFLSWKLEFAENFGNKKELRLLDIHDEDAPIIQLEINSLNKNLILINYESLQKYENILMEIIDERTMLVFDEVHKIKGVRSKRAQVAKKIAEKPLYKYVLTGTPIPNTYEDIFNFLNILYTDEYKKFFNFKINDLKNPDVIKMEKINDKLYPFFWRTTKIELQVPPANLDDIIKVPANHLEQEIIDLLYKKYAGNPFHLYIRLIQASANPELLLKAINRIEMYGEESQLNWYNNFDEDAIVFTEDEIQTIKHVKTTSKYQAAIDLATDLHTEGKQSLIWCMFVNTIDKVYADLTAKGIKAAVIYGNTPQQEREKIIEAFKRTEINVLITNPHTLAESVSLHRTCHDAIYLEYSFNLTHMLQSRDRIHRLGLKDTDYTQYYYFMLEGQEGAHNTIDERIYNRLKEKEQRMLDAIERGILEPDPEVDYTEILELFS
- a CDS encoding HNH endonuclease, coding for MIFRKIPATEEKFIQARTKYGVIYEEYREFAELLTEQAGNAKKKSGKSSSYARYLLRLVILYEENYQDSIGELDNFKDFKKIERLSSLSDFKEYNERENRFPSATIACFRAYVTSKQMMREESIDTELNSTLNSAFPIKGDIKTIENDTELITEPKRKPRKRQTQNGASYPRNSAESIAAKEKSNYKCEMDDRHVTFKTTNNQMPYMEAHHLIPMAAQDYYENTIDFADNIVTLCPNCHRKIHHGMPQEKAAMIDYLYQRHEEFYETYGIKINKQLLLNFYGIM